The following proteins come from a genomic window of Shewanella halifaxensis HAW-EB4:
- a CDS encoding DUF2986 domain-containing protein, producing the protein MNRKQKMIKRTAKRAKARLNKHTAPTIKKYVSKAERAEQQAKLDAEAAEQAVLAAEGTPDTDTATNDASVEANEEKAASAN; encoded by the coding sequence ATGAACAGAAAACAGAAGATGATCAAAAGGACCGCAAAACGTGCTAAGGCTCGCCTTAATAAGCACACTGCGCCTACGATCAAAAAATATGTATCTAAAGCTGAGCGCGCTGAACAGCAGGCTAAACTTGATGCAGAAGCTGCCGAGCAAGCAGTACTCGCTGCCGAAGGGACACCTGACACAGATACAGCAACTAACGACGCATCGGTAGAAGCGAACGAAGAAAAAGCAGCGTCGGCAAATTAA
- a CDS encoding TetR/AcrR family transcriptional regulator, with the protein MPEKTTNKVCPGKAFDKASEQNVRAALIRSANQCFTASDYDSVSIRLIAQQADVNMAMIRYYFGDKLGLFEAMVTEQIQPIYQRAKALQKSHDKPTIADLITEFYQTMIPNPEFPRFLFRLMNSDGSSEAKGIIFKLFTPIVDLTPMPKQLLEECGDFDPMMVKMSILSLMIFPFVMPLSMAKLHGYQLNDEFYTQLAKHNITLLQQGLYGGKQ; encoded by the coding sequence ATGCCTGAGAAAACAACCAATAAAGTCTGCCCCGGTAAAGCGTTTGATAAAGCGAGTGAACAAAATGTTCGCGCCGCGCTTATTCGTTCAGCAAACCAATGCTTTACCGCTTCAGATTATGATAGCGTCAGCATTCGGCTAATTGCCCAGCAGGCTGACGTTAACATGGCAATGATCCGTTATTACTTTGGTGATAAGTTAGGCCTGTTTGAGGCCATGGTGACCGAGCAGATCCAGCCTATCTATCAACGTGCGAAAGCACTACAAAAAAGTCACGACAAGCCCACGATAGCGGATCTGATCACTGAGTTTTACCAAACCATGATCCCCAACCCCGAATTTCCCCGTTTTCTATTTCGCTTAATGAACTCTGATGGTTCAAGTGAAGCAAAAGGCATTATTTTTAAGTTATTTACGCCTATTGTTGATCTGACTCCTATGCCTAAACAGTTACTCGAAGAGTGCGGCGATTTCGATCCTATGATGGTGAAGATGTCGATACTCAGTCTTATGATTTTTCCCTTTGTTATGCCGTTATCAATGGCAAAACTGCACGGTTATCAACTCAATGATGAATTTTATACTCAATTGGCCAAACACAATATTACACTTCTGCAGCAGGGTCTCTATGGGGGGAAGCAATAA
- a CDS encoding efflux RND transporter permease subunit, with amino-acid sequence MIGFFVRHPTATTLLMLAFIVLGIKALPELKRETFPEFSKNYITAQVVLPGASPQDVEENLCLRMEDAVDSLGSIIETKCDALEGVARMTLKLDDKADLSRSLVDVQTKISAIKDFPAEIEPPIVEELDFNERIIDIAVSAATSKPELKAYAEDLKRRLKLDTSISQVEISGFSSHQLLVEISLGAIKRLGMSVADVAKQIEQQNVQLPSGTVETPSKNILIRFDQREVEPERLANIVIRSDALGGVVRLRDIATITDRFELDEESIRFDGEQAAILTVYKNKSQDSLRLKEEVIGFLDAEKLRTPNGISISTSNDLSSLLWDRLTMLVKNGWQGVVLVFLCMWLFFSLRYSFWVAMGLPIAFMGSLFFMAQVGLTINIMTLVAFLMAIGIMMDDAIVIAESIAAHIERGMSKADAVIQGVKRVLPGVVSSFLTTVFIFSSIAFMEGDMGKVLRVVPQTLLLILTISLVEAFLILPNHLAHSAKGKQRKTSRFKQKFNHKFEHFRTVQLVAAVEWVINWRYVFMGSVISLLFISISLVAGGAIKFVGFPELDGDVAEARIILPPGSTLQQTEHVVNRVVSVAKALGDKYSEKEDGHRLIQHITERFNFNADAGENGAHVATVKVDLLSAEVRQTLMSTFIREWQQGVGEMVDPIAIVFKQPKMGPAGRAIEIRVRGDDLDELKSAAIDVQQYLQGFNGVSGVMDSMRPGKAEILMTLKPGAEAFGVNGMMLASQLRGAYFHQTADNIQVGPESIQIDVQLDKTDAAKLENLANFPITIGTDGEQVPLSAVADFEWQRGYVKISRLDGMRFVTITGEVDTHLANASEINDAFKAELLPELKKRYPGIRVSYEGEVKESKTTQNSMASGFIVGLLAVFAILSLQFKSYIEPLVVMAVIPLGLIGVLWGHLLLGYSMSMPSIMGFVALAGVVVNDSILLVQYIRYHVEEGQSVHEAVVSASKERFRAVFITSLTTAAGMLPLLLETSIQAQVLQPLVVSMVFGIFASTALVLFMVPACYAILEDFGKVSFSKTYPSKKVEV; translated from the coding sequence GTGATTGGATTTTTTGTTCGCCATCCCACGGCGACAACACTGCTGATGCTGGCCTTTATTGTGCTGGGTATTAAGGCGCTGCCAGAGCTTAAGCGGGAGACCTTTCCCGAGTTTTCAAAAAATTACATTACCGCTCAGGTGGTGCTGCCCGGCGCATCACCGCAAGATGTTGAAGAGAACCTCTGTCTTAGAATGGAGGATGCTGTCGACAGTCTTGGCAGTATCATCGAAACCAAGTGTGATGCATTAGAGGGCGTGGCGCGCATGACACTAAAGCTTGATGACAAGGCTGATTTGAGTCGCAGCTTAGTGGATGTACAAACTAAAATCTCAGCCATTAAAGATTTCCCGGCGGAAATTGAGCCGCCGATTGTCGAAGAACTCGATTTTAACGAGCGTATTATCGATATCGCTGTGTCGGCAGCGACTAGCAAGCCTGAGCTTAAAGCCTATGCGGAAGATTTAAAGCGCCGTTTGAAGCTCGATACCAGCATTAGTCAGGTTGAGATCTCGGGGTTTTCATCCCATCAGTTACTGGTTGAGATCTCGCTCGGTGCTATCAAGCGCTTAGGCATGAGCGTTGCTGATGTGGCTAAACAGATTGAGCAACAAAACGTGCAGCTACCTAGCGGCACAGTGGAGACCCCAAGTAAGAACATTCTTATTCGCTTCGATCAGCGCGAGGTTGAGCCAGAGCGTCTTGCCAATATTGTCATTCGCTCCGATGCACTGGGTGGGGTGGTGCGTCTGCGTGATATCGCCACTATCACCGACAGATTCGAGCTCGATGAAGAGAGCATTCGCTTCGATGGTGAGCAAGCTGCCATTTTAACCGTGTATAAGAACAAGTCTCAAGATTCCCTGCGCCTTAAAGAGGAAGTGATTGGATTTTTAGACGCCGAGAAGTTGCGCACGCCCAATGGGATCAGCATCAGCACCTCAAACGACTTAAGCTCCTTGCTGTGGGACCGCTTAACCATGTTGGTTAAGAACGGTTGGCAGGGTGTGGTACTGGTGTTCCTGTGTATGTGGCTGTTCTTTAGTCTGCGTTACTCGTTCTGGGTTGCCATGGGCCTACCAATCGCCTTTATGGGCAGCCTGTTCTTTATGGCGCAGGTTGGGCTAACCATCAACATCATGACGCTGGTAGCATTTTTGATGGCGATTGGCATAATGATGGATGACGCCATCGTGATAGCCGAGTCGATAGCGGCTCACATTGAGCGCGGCATGAGCAAGGCCGATGCGGTGATCCAAGGCGTAAAGCGGGTGCTACCGGGGGTCGTGTCATCATTTTTAACCACAGTATTTATCTTCTCCAGTATCGCCTTTATGGAAGGCGACATGGGCAAGGTGCTGCGAGTGGTGCCGCAAACCTTGCTGCTGATCTTAACCATCAGCCTTGTGGAAGCATTTTTGATTTTACCCAACCATTTAGCTCACTCAGCGAAAGGGAAACAGCGAAAAACCAGCCGCTTTAAGCAGAAATTTAATCATAAATTTGAACACTTTAGAACCGTGCAGTTAGTGGCGGCGGTAGAGTGGGTGATCAACTGGCGCTACGTGTTTATGGGCTCGGTGATAAGCCTGCTGTTTATCTCAATCTCTCTAGTTGCAGGTGGCGCGATTAAGTTTGTCGGTTTCCCCGAGCTTGATGGCGATGTGGCCGAGGCGCGCATTATTTTACCGCCGGGCTCAACGCTACAGCAGACTGAGCATGTGGTTAACCGCGTCGTCAGTGTCGCCAAGGCGCTAGGTGATAAATACAGTGAAAAAGAGGACGGTCATCGTCTCATTCAGCATATCACCGAGCGCTTTAACTTTAACGCCGACGCGGGTGAAAACGGCGCCCATGTGGCAACCGTAAAAGTCGATCTGCTGAGCGCCGAAGTTCGCCAAACCTTGATGAGCACCTTTATTCGTGAGTGGCAGCAGGGCGTAGGGGAGATGGTCGACCCGATTGCGATTGTCTTTAAGCAACCGAAAATGGGACCTGCCGGGCGGGCGATTGAGATTCGTGTCCGTGGTGATGATTTAGACGAGCTTAAGTCTGCCGCAATCGATGTGCAGCAATATCTGCAAGGCTTTAACGGCGTTTCGGGCGTAATGGACAGCATGAGACCGGGTAAAGCCGAGATATTAATGACCCTGAAACCCGGCGCCGAGGCGTTTGGGGTTAACGGCATGATGCTTGCCAGTCAGCTGCGCGGAGCCTACTTTCATCAAACTGCCGACAATATTCAGGTGGGGCCTGAGAGTATTCAAATCGATGTGCAGCTCGATAAAACCGATGCCGCTAAGCTTGAAAATCTCGCCAACTTTCCAATCACCATCGGCACCGACGGTGAGCAGGTACCGCTATCGGCGGTGGCAGATTTTGAGTGGCAGCGAGGCTACGTCAAAATATCTCGTCTCGATGGCATGCGTTTTGTCACCATTACCGGCGAAGTAGATACTCACTTAGCCAACGCCAGTGAGATTAACGATGCCTTTAAGGCCGAGTTACTGCCTGAGCTTAAAAAGCGCTACCCGGGTATACGAGTCAGTTATGAGGGCGAAGTCAAAGAAAGCAAGACTACGCAAAACTCCATGGCCAGCGGCTTTATCGTCGGTCTATTAGCGGTATTTGCCATCTTAAGCTTGCAGTTCAAGAGTTACATTGAGCCGTTAGTGGTAATGGCGGTGATCCCACTTGGGCTTATCGGCGTGCTATGGGGCCATCTGTTATTGGGTTACTCCATGAGTATGCCCTCGATAATGGGTTTTGTGGCGCTTGCAGGCGTGGTCGTCAATGACTCGATTCTACTGGTGCAATATATTCGCTACCACGTAGAAGAGGGGCAATCGGTACATGAAGCGGTAGTGAGTGCTAGCAAAGAGCGCTTTAGAGCGGTATTTATTACTTCACTCACCACCGCTGCAGGCATGTTGCCGCTGTTATTAGAAACCAGTATTCAGGCGCAGGTGTTACAGCCACTGGTGGTCTCTATGGTGTTCGGTATCTTCGCATCAACGGCGCTGGTGCTGTTTATGGTGCCAGCCTGTTACGCGATTTTAGAAGATTTTGGCAAGGTTAGCTTCAGCAAGACCTATCCAAGCAAGAAAGTTGAGGTATAG
- a CDS encoding L,D-transpeptidase family protein has translation MRFIVLSLSLLMTSMLFSTLTFASTMANGKADLVIVTKSEASMTLLRQGKVFKKYRIAMGDNPVGHKLTEGDQRTPEGRYLLDYKKSDSAYYRAIHISYPNDEDRLRADALGISPGGQIMIHGENPNSSLSPEEAQMYNWTDGCIAVTNAEMDELWRAIDEGTPIEIWP, from the coding sequence ATGCGTTTTATTGTTTTGTCACTCAGTTTGCTAATGACTAGCATGCTTTTTTCGACGCTCACTTTCGCAAGCACTATGGCCAACGGTAAAGCCGACTTAGTGATAGTCACCAAGTCTGAAGCAAGCATGACACTGCTGCGTCAAGGAAAGGTGTTTAAGAAATATCGCATTGCCATGGGTGATAACCCTGTAGGCCACAAGCTGACCGAGGGCGACCAACGCACTCCCGAAGGACGTTATCTATTGGATTATAAAAAATCAGATAGTGCTTACTATCGCGCAATTCATATCTCCTACCCGAATGATGAAGACCGTCTGCGCGCCGACGCTCTGGGGATCAGCCCTGGAGGGCAGATCATGATCCACGGTGAAAACCCTAACTCTAGCCTGAGCCCAGAAGAAGCCCAGATGTATAATTGGACCGATGGTTGTATCGCGGTCACTAATGCCGAGATGGACGAGCTTTGGCGAGCGATTGATGAAGGCACTCCCATAGAGATCTGGCCCTAA
- a CDS encoding MATE family efflux transporter, protein MAVAKFVQGSILRHILVMSSTAAIGISALFVVDLLDIFFLSLLGEQELAAAVGYAGTISFFTTSIGIGLSIALGALVSRSIGAKETEIAKRLLLNSLVVTFLISVFVAFTIYMFIPELLSLVGATGKTAELAESYLNILVPSLPLICLAMALGSALRAVGDAKLSMVSTLIGGGVNAVFDPIFIFMFAMGIEGAAVASVMARFAVFAVAAKGVVVKHNLLGRFNFDHFIEDLKPIFAIAGPAMLTNVATPIGNAVVTRAIADFGDSYVAGWAILGRLIPVSFGMIFALSGAVGPIVGQNYGALEFERVKESLTRAIQFCTAYVLGVSLLLFLTRHQIVSVFDMQGDAAELILFFCSYIAVFFIFSGILFVANASFNNLGKAKYSTLFNVGKATLGTIPFVYFGAQWGGVYGVLIGQAIGSIIFGILGVLVAYQLVDKVQTMTVAGLYGANIPKDEEKTEFDEELSLSSQSPMSSSCANMAMVNEEQDCEASNEVAELIGVKEDNASTK, encoded by the coding sequence ATGGCTGTAGCCAAGTTTGTACAGGGATCGATATTACGTCATATCTTAGTGATGAGTTCTACCGCTGCTATCGGTATTTCGGCGCTGTTTGTGGTCGATTTATTAGATATTTTCTTCCTTAGTTTACTCGGGGAGCAAGAGCTGGCCGCAGCGGTAGGCTATGCTGGTACTATCTCATTTTTCACCACCTCTATTGGTATTGGTCTCTCTATTGCACTCGGTGCATTAGTGTCGCGCTCTATCGGCGCTAAAGAGACTGAAATAGCTAAGCGTTTGTTGCTAAACAGCTTAGTTGTGACCTTTTTGATTAGTGTTTTTGTGGCCTTTACCATATACATGTTTATTCCAGAGCTCTTAAGTCTTGTAGGAGCCACTGGAAAAACCGCTGAACTTGCCGAGAGTTATCTCAATATCCTTGTACCTTCCTTGCCGCTTATCTGCTTAGCCATGGCGCTCGGTAGTGCACTAAGAGCGGTCGGCGATGCCAAGCTGTCGATGGTATCGACCTTAATCGGAGGCGGGGTGAATGCGGTGTTTGACCCGATTTTTATCTTCATGTTTGCCATGGGGATAGAGGGCGCGGCAGTTGCCTCTGTTATGGCTCGATTTGCGGTATTTGCGGTTGCCGCTAAAGGTGTGGTGGTTAAACATAACTTACTTGGCCGCTTTAATTTCGATCACTTTATCGAAGATCTTAAACCGATTTTCGCCATTGCCGGACCAGCGATGCTCACTAACGTGGCCACGCCTATCGGCAATGCCGTGGTGACTCGCGCTATCGCCGACTTTGGTGATAGTTATGTGGCGGGCTGGGCCATACTGGGCCGCCTTATTCCTGTGTCGTTCGGTATGATCTTCGCGCTATCGGGTGCCGTTGGGCCTATCGTTGGCCAAAACTATGGCGCGCTGGAGTTTGAGCGAGTCAAAGAGTCATTAACCCGTGCTATTCAGTTTTGCACAGCCTATGTACTGGGCGTGTCACTGCTGCTGTTCTTAACTCGTCACCAAATCGTCAGCGTGTTTGATATGCAAGGCGATGCTGCAGAGCTGATCTTGTTTTTCTGCTCCTATATCGCAGTGTTCTTTATCTTCTCGGGTATTTTGTTTGTCGCTAACGCCTCATTTAACAACTTAGGTAAGGCTAAGTATTCGACCCTGTTTAATGTCGGTAAGGCAACATTAGGCACCATTCCATTTGTGTATTTTGGCGCACAGTGGGGGGGAGTCTATGGTGTGTTAATAGGGCAGGCAATCGGTTCGATTATCTTTGGCATTTTGGGAGTGCTAGTGGCGTACCAGTTGGTAGACAAGGTGCAAACCATGACCGTTGCTGGGCTTTATGGAGCTAATATACCGAAAGATGAAGAGAAAACTGAGTTTGATGAGGAGTTAAGCTTAAGTAGCCAGAGTCCAATGTCGTCATCTTGTGCCAATATGGCCATGGTGAATGAAGAACAAGACTGTGAGGCCAGTAATGAAGTAGCTGAGCTTATTGGCGTAAAAGAAGATAACGCTTCAACCAAGTAA
- the yqfB gene encoding N(4)-acetylcytidine aminohydrolase — translation MNPPNKITFFSRFEADILSGKKTITLRDESESFYQAGQRVSVSNLEDGRCYGELDILSVEEVAFDELNDTHAKQENMSLEELKILIRQIYPGITSMYMIRFSLA, via the coding sequence ATGAACCCACCGAATAAGATCACCTTTTTTAGCCGCTTCGAGGCCGATATTTTATCGGGTAAGAAAACGATTACACTGCGTGATGAGTCAGAGTCTTTCTATCAGGCTGGTCAGCGTGTTAGCGTGTCAAATTTAGAAGATGGTCGCTGCTATGGCGAGTTAGACATTTTATCGGTGGAAGAGGTGGCTTTTGATGAGTTAAATGACACCCATGCCAAGCAAGAGAATATGAGCCTTGAAGAGCTTAAGATATTAATTAGGCAGATTTATCCAGGGATCACTTCTATGTATATGATCCGCTTTTCATTAGCCTAA
- a CDS encoding ion transporter, protein MATKKDQESLLKLKLRQVIFGTDTRAGRYFDISLMICIVMSVLIVFLDTVAKVHERYGDIIVIMEWCFTIIFTVEYILRLYCSAKPLSYAKSFYGLVDLLSVLPSYLALFFPGANFTLVIRILRLFRIFRVLKLLRYLSEGNLLLRAMMQSSRKVFIFFFSVSLIVVVLSAIMYVVEGPHNGFSSIPKSIYWTIVTITTVGYGDITPKTPLGQAIAAFTMLLGYSIIAIPTGILTAEISQEIGRTRDLRRCSNCLKVGHDNNALYCDHCGSELETDL, encoded by the coding sequence ATGGCAACAAAGAAAGATCAAGAAAGTTTGTTAAAACTTAAGTTACGCCAGGTTATTTTTGGCACCGACACGCGGGCTGGTCGTTATTTTGATATCAGTTTAATGATATGTATCGTGATGAGCGTGCTAATTGTTTTCCTTGATACAGTAGCTAAAGTGCATGAGCGATATGGCGATATCATCGTCATCATGGAGTGGTGCTTTACCATTATCTTTACCGTCGAGTACATCTTAAGACTCTATTGCTCGGCTAAACCGCTCAGCTATGCCAAAAGTTTCTATGGTTTGGTCGATCTATTATCAGTATTACCCTCATACCTAGCGCTATTTTTCCCGGGCGCAAACTTCACTTTGGTGATTAGGATCCTACGTCTGTTTAGGATTTTCCGTGTCTTAAAGCTACTGCGCTATCTAAGCGAAGGTAATCTGCTGCTGCGCGCCATGATGCAGTCGAGCCGAAAGGTATTTATCTTCTTTTTCTCAGTCAGTCTTATTGTGGTCGTTTTGAGTGCCATTATGTATGTGGTTGAAGGACCTCATAATGGCTTTAGCTCCATTCCTAAATCCATTTATTGGACCATTGTGACCATTACAACGGTAGGGTATGGTGATATTACTCCTAAAACTCCTTTAGGCCAGGCAATAGCGGCATTTACCATGTTGTTGGGTTATTCAATTATTGCGATCCCAACGGGTATTTTAACTGCTGAAATTTCCCAGGAGATAGGCCGCACGCGTGATCTAAGGCGCTGCAGTAACTGTCTTAAAGTCGGTCATGACAATAATGCACTTTACTGCGACCATTGTGGCAGCGAGTTAGAGACTGACTTGTAA
- a CDS encoding efflux RND transporter periplasmic adaptor subunit, with amino-acid sequence MSAFKGKRWYFFPAVAVGFVVLVLVVKLRSHPPLELQAEPSKLVEVISLEKSPVVAQVDAFGRVSPKIQWQLLPEVGGRVVYKHPDLAVGKILPQDTLLLAIDPLDYQIRLAQAQADRKALEGQLEGKKLQLKNLQLSLEIENNRYDLVKSDLKRKETLRKQNLISQSELDGERQNLLAQQQKLQELDNSLNLMPNETQILEAQRLQAVAREQEAQSQLTKTEIRLPFEGRVAEVNVESSQVVSPQQVLARINGIEVMEVEAQVSLGDVMTLMKTVNRPQEQEKQLPRAETLGLSAEITLKGATYSFSWPAQITRIGETVDPTLATVSVVLQVEQQYRDLKMGQSPPLVNGMFVSARIKGGERDYWMVPERALHGDKLYIMSQDKRLQLVDVQVLFRQEGQAAVQGKLIEGMQLVLTDLIPAVNGMALRSQGVDTKAAVPAKGEMLP; translated from the coding sequence ATGTCAGCGTTTAAGGGTAAGCGATGGTATTTCTTTCCTGCGGTTGCCGTGGGTTTTGTGGTGCTGGTGTTAGTGGTCAAGCTACGTAGTCACCCACCACTAGAGCTACAGGCAGAGCCGAGTAAGTTAGTTGAGGTTATATCTCTAGAAAAGAGCCCTGTGGTGGCGCAAGTGGATGCCTTTGGCCGCGTCAGCCCTAAGATCCAGTGGCAACTATTGCCTGAGGTCGGTGGTCGTGTGGTGTATAAACACCCAGATCTCGCTGTGGGTAAAATCCTTCCACAAGACACTCTGTTACTGGCTATCGACCCGCTAGATTATCAAATCCGTCTGGCTCAGGCACAGGCTGACCGTAAGGCCCTAGAAGGTCAGCTAGAAGGTAAGAAACTACAACTTAAAAACCTGCAGTTATCGCTGGAGATTGAAAACAATCGCTATGACTTGGTTAAATCCGATCTAAAACGCAAAGAGACACTGCGAAAACAAAACCTTATCTCCCAATCAGAGCTCGATGGTGAACGGCAAAACCTACTTGCACAGCAACAAAAACTGCAAGAGTTAGATAACAGCCTGAATTTGATGCCAAACGAGACACAAATTCTTGAGGCACAACGACTGCAAGCCGTTGCCCGTGAGCAGGAAGCGCAGAGTCAACTAACCAAGACCGAAATCCGTCTCCCCTTTGAAGGCCGCGTAGCCGAGGTCAATGTAGAAAGTAGCCAGGTGGTATCGCCGCAGCAGGTGTTAGCGCGCATTAATGGCATTGAAGTGATGGAGGTCGAGGCTCAAGTGTCACTGGGTGATGTGATGACCCTGATGAAAACGGTTAACCGACCACAGGAGCAAGAGAAGCAGTTACCTCGCGCCGAGACTTTGGGTTTGAGCGCCGAGATCACCTTAAAGGGCGCCACTTACTCCTTTAGTTGGCCAGCTCAGATCACTCGAATCGGTGAAACGGTGGATCCCACATTAGCGACTGTAAGCGTTGTTTTGCAGGTTGAGCAGCAGTATCGCGATCTAAAAATGGGCCAGTCGCCACCATTGGTGAATGGCATGTTTGTCAGTGCCCGTATTAAAGGCGGCGAGCGTGACTACTGGATGGTGCCTGAGCGTGCGCTGCACGGTGATAAGCTCTATATCATGAGCCAAGACAAGCGTTTACAGCTTGTCGATGTTCAAGTGCTGTTCCGTCAAGAGGGGCAAGCGGCGGTGCAAGGTAAGCTAATAGAGGGAATGCAGTTAGTATTAACCGACCTTATTCCCGCCGTTAATGGTATGGCGCTACGCAGCCAAGGGGTCGACACAAAGGCAGCTGTTCCTGCAAAAGGGGAGATGTTGCCGTGA
- a CDS encoding VOC family protein, whose protein sequence is MTYQELINSWSAFSQRIQAFTQELGLDSLYLECDHSALRVNSVEAADELRHGFSSVGKIISDNMINGRPILIIELNTPLMMGTSAIECVELPYPSDKVYPVEGWEHIELVLDCNAKDCDTLTQALLEHAPQLAPVLAGTTDIKVKMSSPKGDKERLANPTIAFKKNGICVKVHAHGIKAVIASEAE, encoded by the coding sequence ATGACATACCAAGAATTAATCAATAGCTGGTCGGCATTCAGCCAACGCATACAGGCCTTTACCCAAGAACTAGGCTTAGACTCTCTGTATTTAGAATGTGACCACAGCGCACTTCGCGTCAATAGCGTTGAGGCCGCCGATGAACTACGTCACGGGTTTTCAAGCGTCGGCAAGATCATTTCTGACAACATGATTAACGGCCGACCTATTCTGATTATCGAACTCAACACGCCACTAATGATGGGCACAAGTGCCATTGAGTGTGTGGAGCTGCCCTACCCAAGCGATAAAGTCTACCCGGTCGAAGGTTGGGAGCACATTGAGCTGGTACTCGATTGTAATGCTAAAGATTGCGATACACTGACTCAGGCGCTGCTTGAACATGCCCCACAGCTAGCGCCAGTCTTGGCTGGAACAACCGATATTAAAGTTAAAATGAGCTCACCGAAAGGCGATAAAGAGCGCCTTGCAAATCCAACCATTGCCTTTAAGAAAAACGGCATTTGCGTCAAGGTGCATGCTCACGGCATTAAAGCGGTGATCGCTTCGGAAGCAGAGTAA
- a CDS encoding M14 family metallopeptidase, which yields MEQQAYSIGVKGKKWGDAEKAQWFNAQSIKRSYQDEVVSKILALKDRFDVEQYGALSYDAKRYPLFAVKTHNWDANKATILVTGGVHGYETSGVQGAIRFIETQAANYSDKFNILVTPCISPWGYETINRWNPKAIDPNRSFYADSSAEESAALIKLLAELGVEMFAHIDLHETTDTDNSEFRPALAARDAVEHTNWNIPDGFYLVGDTINPQDEFQTAMIKSVEQVTHIAPADDSGKLIGVDLAQFGVINYATKALGLCAGVTDAKYVTTTEVYPDSPLSDDENCIVAQVAAITGGLDYLLTL from the coding sequence ATGGAGCAGCAAGCATATTCAATTGGTGTGAAAGGCAAAAAGTGGGGCGATGCAGAAAAAGCGCAGTGGTTTAATGCTCAGTCGATTAAGCGCTCTTACCAAGATGAAGTCGTGAGTAAAATTCTAGCCCTTAAAGACCGCTTTGACGTCGAGCAATACGGCGCGCTTTCATACGATGCTAAGCGTTATCCTTTATTTGCGGTGAAGACGCATAACTGGGATGCAAACAAAGCCACTATTTTAGTGACAGGTGGCGTGCATGGCTATGAAACCAGTGGTGTTCAAGGCGCCATTCGCTTTATTGAGACTCAAGCCGCAAATTACAGCGATAAGTTCAATATTTTAGTCACACCTTGTATTAGCCCTTGGGGCTATGAAACCATTAACCGCTGGAATCCAAAGGCTATTGACCCTAACCGCTCTTTCTATGCTGATAGCTCGGCAGAAGAGTCTGCAGCGTTAATCAAGCTGTTAGCGGAGCTGGGTGTCGAGATGTTTGCCCATATCGACTTACATGAAACCACCGATACCGATAACAGTGAATTTAGACCTGCATTGGCAGCGCGTGACGCGGTAGAGCACACTAACTGGAATATACCAGATGGATTTTACTTAGTTGGCGATACCATCAATCCGCAAGATGAATTTCAAACGGCAATGATTAAATCGGTAGAGCAGGTGACACATATTGCTCCAGCTGATGATAGCGGTAAGTTAATTGGTGTGGACTTGGCCCAGTTCGGGGTAATTAACTACGCCACTAAGGCACTTGGCCTATGTGCTGGGGTGACAGACGCTAAATATGTGACGACCACAGAAGTCTATCCTGATAGCCCATTATCAGATGATGAAAACTGCATTGTAGCGCAAGTGGCGGCGATAACGGGTGGACTGGATTACTTGCTAACGCTGTAG